A DNA window from Caldisericaceae bacterium contains the following coding sequences:
- a CDS encoding sugar ABC transporter permease → MEEAKIVSGLKKRRRVLEYLTGYGFITPALIILGVFAIFPTFYVFYLSLFDWSMIGGKTFIGLQNYIDLLFKPPYANDFWHAALVTVEYVVLQVPITMSISLFLATLLMKPIKFRGFFRLGIFVAYVTPLVATSIVWEWIFHPDYGILNSFLKLLHLPPSQWLIGFPSALFAIVIYTVWHELGYSTILFMAGLTSVSKELQEAAQIDGANARGVFWHITWPLLSPITFYIFIISLIGSFRMFTPVLVLTQGGPYNSTTTIGYMLYREAFQYWRSGFASSIAVVLFGIIFLITIIQFRVTGKKVFYAEGSEGE, encoded by the coding sequence ATGGAAGAAGCAAAAATAGTCTCAGGTTTAAAAAAAAGAAGAAGAGTGCTTGAATACCTAACGGGTTATGGTTTTATTACACCAGCTTTAATAATCCTTGGTGTATTCGCAATTTTTCCCACCTTTTATGTTTTTTACCTTTCCCTGTTTGATTGGAGTATGATTGGTGGTAAAACTTTCATAGGCTTACAAAACTACATTGATCTTCTTTTTAAACCACCTTACGCAAATGACTTTTGGCATGCAGCTTTGGTTACCGTTGAATATGTGGTATTACAGGTTCCAATTACTATGTCGATTTCTCTTTTCCTTGCCACACTCCTTATGAAACCTATCAAATTTAGGGGCTTCTTTAGACTCGGTATTTTTGTTGCTTATGTTACTCCACTTGTTGCTACTTCAATCGTCTGGGAATGGATTTTTCACCCTGATTATGGTATTTTAAACTCTTTTCTAAAACTACTTCATCTTCCTCCATCACAGTGGTTAATCGGTTTTCCAAGCGCTCTTTTTGCCATAGTTATCTACACAGTCTGGCATGAGCTTGGTTATTCTACAATTCTTTTTATGGCAGGACTTACGTCTGTTTCAAAGGAGTTGCAAGAAGCAGCACAAATCGATGGAGCAAATGCAAGAGGAGTTTTTTGGCACATCACTTGGCCATTACTATCGCCTATAACATTTTACATTTTTATTATTTCTCTAATTGGTTCTTTTAGGATGTTTACACCAGTTCTTGTTTTAACACAGGGTGGTCCTTACAACTCGACAACTACAATTGGTTATATGCTTTACCGAGAGGCATTCCAATATTGGAGATCAGGTTTTGCAAGTTCTATTGCAGTGGTTCTTTTTGGAATTATATTTTTAATTACCATTATCCAGTTTAGAGTGACTGGGAAAAAAGTATTCTATGCTGAAGGATCGGAGGGAGAGTAA
- a CDS encoding carbohydrate ABC transporter permease produces the protein MKINLKKSNFFTYFILSLVTLIMVFPFYWMIVTSLSKPENLFIFPPKLWPDFNFKNYVDMWNANPQGVSWTRYILNTLFVATSTTLLSLFNSSLAGFAFAKLKFPLRNQIFMVILGIMMIPGELMLIPNYLTLFRLGWLNSYQALIIPFGASVFGIFLTRQAFRQLPNELWEAAQIDGCSIGRFYFNIALPIVRPTLFAFALFVFLGSWNAFLWPLIVNTNPNFMPLEVALYSFIGAEGTNWQLLAAAATMATFPVLILFLIFQTQFIEGISRGAIKG, from the coding sequence GTGAAAATCAATCTTAAAAAATCTAATTTTTTTACATATTTTATACTCAGTTTAGTTACGCTAATTATGGTTTTTCCATTTTACTGGATGATTGTTACATCTCTTAGCAAGCCTGAAAATCTATTTATTTTTCCACCAAAACTTTGGCCAGATTTTAATTTTAAAAATTATGTCGATATGTGGAATGCAAATCCACAAGGAGTATCTTGGACACGTTATATTCTAAACACTCTTTTTGTTGCTACTTCAACAACACTGCTTTCTTTGTTTAATTCATCTCTTGCAGGCTTTGCTTTTGCCAAGCTAAAATTTCCGTTAAGAAATCAAATATTTATGGTGATACTTGGCATCATGATGATACCTGGGGAACTCATGTTGATACCTAATTATCTTACACTTTTTAGGTTGGGGTGGTTAAATTCCTACCAAGCACTAATCATACCATTTGGAGCGAGTGTTTTTGGTATCTTCTTAACTCGCCAAGCCTTTAGACAATTACCTAACGAACTATGGGAAGCAGCACAGATCGATGGTTGTAGTATTGGGCGATTTTATTTTAATATTGCGCTTCCAATCGTAAGACCAACGCTTTTTGCTTTTGCGCTTTTTGTTTTTTTGGGTTCATGGAATGCATTCTTATGGCCATTAATTGTAAATACTAATCCAAATTTTATGCCTTTAGAAGTTGCGTTGTATTCTTTTATTGGAGCAGAAGGCACAAACTGGCAACTTCTTGCTGCCGCTGCAACTATGGCTACTTTTCCTGTTTTAATTCTTTTCTTAATTTTCCAAACACAATTTATTGAAGGAATCTCAAGAGGAGCTATTAAGGGGTAA
- a CDS encoding DUF5671 domain-containing protein: protein MKNKVEVVRNIYLFGVSLTGIVMFLVSVISLVHYIITIYFPSKDYNMGMYPDIYLKQDFIRSVVFIVIGLLLFLTHWYLIVKEKRLGKTENILYESNLGFFESIFFYSIAYIGIIIFSSSLAGIANGFYHVVYPPPEMDEAGKIIKESAPYITRDIGQIIESSIGFVIGIITFLIGFLKTQFSLHKIETST from the coding sequence ATGAAAAATAAAGTGGAGGTAGTAAGAAACATCTATCTTTTTGGTGTTAGTCTTACTGGAATTGTAATGTTTCTTGTGTCTGTAATAAGTCTTGTGCATTATATTATTACAATTTATTTTCCTTCAAAAGATTACAATATGGGAATGTATCCAGATATTTATTTGAAACAAGACTTTATAAGAAGTGTTGTTTTTATAGTTATCGGTTTGCTGTTGTTTTTAACACATTGGTATCTTATCGTAAAAGAAAAGCGTTTAGGAAAAACCGAGAATATTTTATATGAATCAAATTTGGGTTTCTTTGAATCGATATTTTTCTATTCCATTGCTTATATAGGCATTATCATTTTTAGCTCAAGTTTGGCTGGTATTGCAAACGGGTTTTACCATGTAGTGTATCCCCCTCCAGAAATGGATGAAGCAGGGAAAATCATAAAAGAAAGCGCTCCTTATATTACACGGGATATCGGCCAAATAATAGAAAGCTCTATTGGATTTGTTATTGGTATTATTACATTCTTAATAGGGTTTTTAAAAACACAATTTTCACTGCATAAGATAGAAACCTCCACATAA
- a CDS encoding FprA family A-type flavoprotein, with protein MSVRKVKENIFSVGVSHWDRTHFDEIVTLPNGTSYNSYLVFGEKKTALIDTVDPYLTEVFINNLRKFDGLKIDYVVSLHAEQDHSGNIPKVLEIFGEAKVVTNEKCKELLIEHLNIPEEKFIVVSDGEELDLGGKTLKFLLTPWVHWPETMSAYLKEDKILFSCDFFGSHYATSRLFADTSELVLENAKLYYAEIMMPFRNFIKTNIEKIENFDIEMIAPSHGPIWNKPSFIINAYKEWISPSVKNKVLILYVSMHGSTKIIVNELYNRLVEYGVEVLPFNLFSADIGKIAINAVDAATAVFAIPTFLTGPHPLGANAAYVVNAIKPKLRFAGFITSFGWGGVTIKWLRDHLKNLKADTLFEFEFKGIPKASDIEKVKELAEKIYQAHKSIGIL; from the coding sequence ATGAGCGTAAGAAAAGTAAAAGAAAACATCTTTTCCGTTGGAGTAAGCCATTGGGACAGAACCCATTTTGATGAAATTGTTACACTTCCAAATGGCACAAGCTACAACTCTTATCTTGTTTTTGGTGAGAAGAAGACTGCTCTTATTGATACTGTTGATCCATATTTAACGGAAGTGTTTATCAATAATTTAAGAAAGTTTGATGGGTTAAAAATTGATTATGTTGTCTCTTTACACGCCGAGCAAGATCATTCAGGAAACATTCCAAAAGTTCTTGAAATCTTTGGTGAGGCAAAAGTAGTTACAAATGAAAAATGTAAAGAACTTCTCATAGAACACTTGAATATTCCTGAGGAAAAATTTATTGTTGTAAGTGATGGTGAAGAATTAGATCTTGGTGGAAAAACGCTTAAATTTCTTTTAACTCCTTGGGTTCACTGGCCAGAAACGATGAGTGCTTATCTTAAAGAAGACAAAATACTTTTTAGTTGTGATTTCTTTGGTTCGCATTATGCAACTTCAAGACTTTTTGCTGATACCAGTGAACTTGTATTAGAGAATGCAAAACTATACTATGCTGAAATAATGATGCCTTTTAGAAATTTTATAAAAACAAATATCGAGAAAATTGAAAATTTTGACATTGAAATGATTGCACCAAGTCATGGTCCTATTTGGAACAAGCCAAGTTTTATAATCAATGCCTATAAGGAATGGATTTCTCCTTCTGTAAAAAACAAGGTTTTAATTCTTTATGTATCTATGCACGGTAGCACAAAAATCATTGTTAACGAGCTTTATAACAGATTAGTTGAATATGGTGTTGAGGTTTTGCCTTTTAATCTGTTTTCTGCAGACATTGGGAAAATCGCAATTAATGCTGTAGATGCAGCAACTGCTGTATTTGCAATACCAACTTTTTTAACTGGTCCGCATCCATTAGGTGCAAATGCAGCCTATGTTGTTAATGCCATAAAGCCAAAGCTCAGATTTGCTGGTTTTATTACTTCTTTTGGATGGGGTGGTGTAACCATTAAGTGGCTTAGAGACCATCTAAAGAATTTAAAGGCAGATACTCTTTTTGAGTTTGAGTTTAAAGGCATACCTAAAGCAAGTGATATAGAAAAAGTTAAAGAACTTGCCGAAAAAATTTACCAAGCGCATAAGTCTATTGGAATTTTATAA
- a CDS encoding class II SORL domain-containing protein, translating into MALRDLIQTSDFVKEKHVPVIEILEQGEKMKIRVSVGKEIPHPNTTEHHISFIEVYFKPDEGKYPYLIGRFSFETHGESTEGPNTGSVYSEPDVTFTAKLTKKGQLFALSYCNIHGLWESEAVQI; encoded by the coding sequence ATGGCTTTAAGAGATTTAATTCAAACAAGTGATTTTGTTAAAGAGAAACATGTACCTGTTATAGAAATTCTTGAGCAAGGTGAGAAGATGAAAATAAGGGTAAGTGTTGGCAAGGAGATCCCACATCCTAATACTACAGAGCACCATATATCTTTTATTGAGGTTTATTTTAAACCAGATGAAGGAAAATATCCCTATTTAATTGGTAGATTTTCTTTTGAAACGCATGGAGAATCAACCGAAGGTCCAAACACAGGAAGTGTTTATTCTGAACCCGATGTAACTTTTACCGCAAAACTTACAAAGAAAGGGCAATTGTTTGCATTGTCGTATTGTAATATCCACGGCTTGTGGGAAAGCGAAGCTGTGCAAATTTAA
- a CDS encoding desulfoferrodoxin: MTQKFEIYKCEICGNIVEILHEGKGTLVCCGQPMVKIGEKFSEGEAGQEKHIPVLESLEKGTMIKVGSVPHPMEEDHFIEWIEVYNKDGKVVRVPLKPGDPPQAHIGWGIEKIQEVRAYCNKHGLWVKKLI, from the coding sequence ATGACTCAAAAATTTGAAATCTATAAATGTGAGATTTGTGGAAATATCGTAGAAATATTACATGAAGGAAAAGGTACCCTTGTGTGTTGCGGACAACCTATGGTAAAAATCGGAGAGAAGTTTAGCGAAGGCGAAGCAGGACAAGAGAAGCATATCCCAGTATTAGAGAGTTTAGAAAAAGGCACTATGATAAAAGTTGGATCGGTCCCTCACCCAATGGAAGAAGACCATTTTATTGAATGGATTGAGGTTTATAACAAAGATGGGAAAGTTGTTAGAGTTCCTTTGAAGCCAGGGGATCCTCCACAAGCCCATATTGGTTGGGGTATTGAGAAAATTCAAGAGGTGAGAGCCTATTGTAATAAGCACGGGCTTTGGGTTAAAAAGCTCATTTAG